A stretch of Malus sylvestris chromosome 11, drMalSylv7.2, whole genome shotgun sequence DNA encodes these proteins:
- the LOC126589142 gene encoding uncharacterized protein LOC126589142, whose protein sequence is MECCGRPNRSDAHLSREEEAEIESKTREYFDGVTPKHHSKPQRSEYSSKYVDDLKNKDEIPELVEFHRLESDSQKIVLNGSEVGEEFVETDYYKDLNETDKQHHTTGTGFIKMPNKSDNRYNLAPDSDTDVHASCQCNPATNDWIPDDSAANTVAFDSGKPRRSDN, encoded by the exons atggagtGCTGTGGGAGGCCAAACAGGAGTGACGCTCATTTGTCGAGAGAGGAAGAGGCAGAGATCGAGTCGAAGACAAGAGAGTACTTCGATGGAGTGACTCCCAAGCATCACTCCAAACCTCAACGCAGTGAGTATTCATCAAAGTATGTGGACGATTTGAAAAACAAAGACGAAATTCCCGAACTTGTTGAGTTCCACCGTCTCGAAAGCGATTCTCAG AAAATAGTGCTAAACGGAAGTGAGGTTGGTGAGGAGTTTGTGGAGACAGACTACTACAAGGACCTGAACGAGACTGACAAGCAGCACCACACCACGGGAACTGGGTTCATCAAAATGCCCAACAAAAGCGACAACCGCTACAATTTGGCACCGGATTCCGACACCGACGTCCATGCCTCTTGCCAGTGCAACCCAGCAACTAATGACTGGATCCCAGATGATTCTGCTGCCAATACA GTGGCCTTTGATTCAGGCAAGCCAAGGAGGAGTGACAATTAG